The nucleotide window ACTGGTTAAGCAGTAAGCCGAAACTTTGGGCCCTCCGCGCCTGCGTTCGTGACTTGGCGCGGAGGGCTGTTGTCGACTAGTACGGGGCAGGTGGGCCTAGGATCAGGGTTGGCTTATCGGGACGGCTGCCACAAGCACGACCTCATGGTGAGGAGGCGCGAAGCGCCGTCTCGAACCATGGGCCGCCAGCAATGCGTTGCCCCATCCTTCGAGACGCCCGGCATCGCCGGGCTCCTCAGGATGAGGACTCAGTGCAATGTGGAAGCGGCGATAGCGCTTCAATCATTTGGTGAAGCGCTCTAGGACAGCGGCGTCAAAGCGAGAGTCGGGAGTCGGGTTGTGAAGGCTGTGTTGAATCGATCGATATCGGCAGCGTCCGCGCGAGCGGCAACCTGATGCGGACGATTCTCGGAATCCTGCCGGACGCGCTGGCCTACGGCATGGTGCTGTTCACGATCTCGATCGGCCTGTCGATCATGATGGGGCTGATGCGGGTTGTGAACCTCGCCCACGGCGCCTTCGCGATGATCGGCGGCTATCTCGCCTCGTTCGCTCTGGTGTCGCTCGGCGTCTCCTATCCGATCGCGATCCTGATCGCGGTGATCGGCGCCGTGATCATCTCGGTGCCGTTCGAATTCCTGCTGTATCGCCGGATCTATCGTCGCTCCGACGAGCTGACCCAGATCCTGCTGACGATCGGCATCACCTTCTTCATCGTCGGAATCGCCAACTATATCTTCGGCCCGACCTCGAAGCCGATCCCGCTGCCGGAGGCGCTGCGCGGGCCGTTCGATCTCGGCTTCCGCATGATCCCGGCACATCGGCTGTTCGTGATCGGCTGCGGCGTCGTCACCGCGGTGGCGCTGTGGCTGATGATCGAAAAGACCGAGTTCGGCGTGCGTCTCCGCGCCGCGGTCGACAACGGCGATATGGCCGAAGCGCTCGGCATCCGCACCCAGATCGTGTATTCGGCGACCTTCGCGCTGGCTGTCGGACTTGCCGCGTTCGGCGGCGTGGTCGGCGCCGAGCTGCTGCCGGTCGAGCCGTTCTACGCGTTGCGCTACATGGTGACGTTCCTGGTCGTGGTTTCGGTCGGCGGCGCCGGCTCGGTCACCGGTGCGATGGCGGCCTCGCTGCTGCTCGGCCTCGCCGACACCACGGGCAAATATCTGGCGCCGGAGTTCGGCGAATTCTTCTTCTATGTCGCGGTGATCGTCATCGTCTATATCTTCCCCCACGGCCTGTTCGGAAAGGCGCACTAAGATGGCGACCTTGTCTGTGCCCGCCACACCGACCGCGACCGCCGGTCTGCGCAACGATCTGATCGCCGCGGCGGTGATCGCCGCGCTCGGCGCAATCGGCTGGTTCGTGTTTCCCGACGATCTCGCCTTTCTGATCCGCGTCATCGGTCTCGCGTTCCTGGTGATCTCGCTCGATCTCGTCACCGGCTTCTGTGGCGTTGCCACGCTCGGCCATGCGGCGCTGTTCGGCGTCGCCGCCTACGCGGCCGGCAATGCCTGCCTTGCCGGGGTCACCGACCCGATCCTGATGCTGCTGATCGGCGCCGTCGCCGGCGCCGCGACCGGGCTGATGTCGGGCGTGCTGGTGACGCGCTTCCGCGGCCTGCCGCAACTGGTGCTGTCGATCGCGTTCGGCCAGCTCGTCGCGGCGCTCGCCAACAAGCTGTCGTCGATCACCGGCGGCAGCGACGGTCTCGCCGGCATTTCGCCGGGGCCGGTGTTCGGCATCTTCAATTTCGATATGTTCGGCCGCACCGGCTACGTGTTCTCGGTGGTGGTTCTGCTGATCACCATGGTGCTGCTGCTGCGGTTCGCGCGTTCGCCCTTCGCGCTGATGTGCCGCGCCATCAAGGACGATACGCTGCGGACGCGGATGATCGGTGTCTCGGTGTATCCGCGGCTGGTGGTGATGTACTGCGTCGCCGGCGTCGTCGCCGGTATCGGCGGCGCGCTGACGGCGATCAACACCGGCGTGGTCGGTCTCGACAGCGTCAGCTTCGAGCGTTCGGCCGAAGCGCTGATCATGCTGATCCTCGGCGGCGCCGGCAATCTGTGGGGCGCGCTGATCGGCGCGATCCTGTTCGAGCTGTTCCACCATTACGTGTCGGCCGCCAGCCCGTTCCACTGGATGATCCTGATCGGCGTGCTGCTGATCGTGGTGGTGCTGTTCTTCCCCAAGGGCCTGGTCAACGAAGTCACGCGCCGGATCGGCGATTTCAGGCAGGCGAGGGCGGCGCGATGACGGCCTTGCTCGAAGTCCAGCGCCTGTCGAAATCGTTCGGCGGCCTTCGCGTCACCGACGACGTCTCGTTCACGCTGTCGAGCGGCGACCGTGTCGCGCTGATCGGCCCGAACGGTGCCGGCAAGACCACGCTGGTCAATCAGCTTTCCGGAGACCTGGCGCCATCGGACGGTCGCATCCTGCTGGCTGGCGAGGACATCACCACTGCTTCGATCCCGGAACGCGTCCGCGGCGGGCTGGTGCGTACCTTCCAGGTGACGCGGCTGTTCACCAGCCTCACGGTGGCTGAAAATGTCGCGCTGGCGGTGATGCAGCGCCGCGGCCTGACCAAAAGGATGTTCTCTTCCGTCATCAACAAGGCCGACGTTCGCGACGAATGGCAGGGCGTGCTCAACCTGCTCGGCATCGGCCATCTGGCGGCGACGCCGGTGACCAAGCTGGCCTACGGTCAGCAGCGGTTGCTCGATCTCGCCATCGGCCTTGCGATGAAGCCGCGGGTGCTGGTTCTGGACGAGCCCGCGGCCGGCGTGCCGCACGACGAGTCGCCGCGCATTCTCGAAGCGATCGGCCGGATGTCGCCGGAGATCGCGATCCTGATGATCGAGCACGACATGGATCTGGTGTTCAAGTTTGCGCGGCGCGTGCTGGTGCTGGCGAACGGCGCGCTGATCTTCGAAGGCACGCCCGCCGAGGTGAAAGAAAACGACGCCGTCCGTGCGGCCTATCTGGGAAGCTATGCCGATGCCCGCCGCGCGTCTTGAGGTCGAACGACTCGCCGCCGGCTACGGCTCGGTGAGCATCCTGAGCGACGTTAGCTTCGCCGTTCCGGCCGGCGGCCGGCTGACGGTGCTCGGCCGCAACGGCGTCGGCAAGACCACGCTGCTGGCGACGTTGATGGGCCTGACCACCCACAAGGGTGGGACGGTGCGGATCGGCGAACGGGACGTCACCGGCCTGAAAACCTTCGCCCGCGCCGCCGCCGGGCTCGGTTATGTACCGCAGACTCGCGACGTGTTTCGTTCGCTCACCGTCGAGGAGAACCTGTTCACCGGTCTCAAGGGCCGGCCGCGGGCCGAGCTCGAGTCTGTGTATGCGATGTTTCCGCGGCTCGCCGAGCGCCGCAATCATGGCGGCATGCAGCTCTCCGGCGGCGAGCAGCAGATGCTGTCGCTGGCGCGCACGCTGCTCGGCAAGCCGAGTGTCCTGCTGCTCGACGAGCCGCTCGAAGGACTTGCGCCGGTGATCTGCGATCAGTTGATGGCGACGATCGTCGAGCTGGCGCAAAGCGGCGACATGACGGTGGTGCTGGT belongs to Rhodopseudomonas palustris and includes:
- a CDS encoding branched-chain amino acid ABC transporter permease; this translates as MATLSVPATPTATAGLRNDLIAAAVIAALGAIGWFVFPDDLAFLIRVIGLAFLVISLDLVTGFCGVATLGHAALFGVAAYAAGNACLAGVTDPILMLLIGAVAGAATGLMSGVLVTRFRGLPQLVLSIAFGQLVAALANKLSSITGGSDGLAGISPGPVFGIFNFDMFGRTGYVFSVVVLLITMVLLLRFARSPFALMCRAIKDDTLRTRMIGVSVYPRLVVMYCVAGVVAGIGGALTAINTGVVGLDSVSFERSAEALIMLILGGAGNLWGALIGAILFELFHHYVSAASPFHWMILIGVLLIVVVLFFPKGLVNEVTRRIGDFRQARAAR
- a CDS encoding ABC transporter ATP-binding protein, yielding MPAARLEVERLAAGYGSVSILSDVSFAVPAGGRLTVLGRNGVGKTTLLATLMGLTTHKGGTVRIGERDVTGLKTFARAAAGLGYVPQTRDVFRSLTVEENLFTGLKGRPRAELESVYAMFPRLAERRNHGGMQLSGGEQQMLSLARTLLGKPSVLLLDEPLEGLAPVICDQLMATIVELAQSGDMTVVLVEQQIERALDFADDVLVVERGRIVWRGRAAEFRADRELADRLLGVGIG
- a CDS encoding branched-chain amino acid ABC transporter permease; this encodes MRTILGILPDALAYGMVLFTISIGLSIMMGLMRVVNLAHGAFAMIGGYLASFALVSLGVSYPIAILIAVIGAVIISVPFEFLLYRRIYRRSDELTQILLTIGITFFIVGIANYIFGPTSKPIPLPEALRGPFDLGFRMIPAHRLFVIGCGVVTAVALWLMIEKTEFGVRLRAAVDNGDMAEALGIRTQIVYSATFALAVGLAAFGGVVGAELLPVEPFYALRYMVTFLVVVSVGGAGSVTGAMAASLLLGLADTTGKYLAPEFGEFFFYVAVIVIVYIFPHGLFGKAH
- a CDS encoding ABC transporter ATP-binding protein, yielding MTALLEVQRLSKSFGGLRVTDDVSFTLSSGDRVALIGPNGAGKTTLVNQLSGDLAPSDGRILLAGEDITTASIPERVRGGLVRTFQVTRLFTSLTVAENVALAVMQRRGLTKRMFSSVINKADVRDEWQGVLNLLGIGHLAATPVTKLAYGQQRLLDLAIGLAMKPRVLVLDEPAAGVPHDESPRILEAIGRMSPEIAILMIEHDMDLVFKFARRVLVLANGALIFEGTPAEVKENDAVRAAYLGSYADARRAS